In Electrophorus electricus isolate fEleEle1 chromosome 14, fEleEle1.pri, whole genome shotgun sequence, a single window of DNA contains:
- the fam53b gene encoding protein FAM53B — protein sequence MCVAMVIIHTKTLEKKGVDDVTSKESTLELHKPSAMSQGTALFSCGIMETSRWSDVGRGCVVRPRPVGTSLESLWDALPGAGAAGTLSGLLRDLSLSETPSAGGAAPPSKRQCRSLSCSEELAGCRSPWRPQGSRVWTTVEKRRCHSGGSVQRGGASILSTSTLAQGSFCGMQRSSSFSFPTRADLMELPAFAQHQPFTSFTAVVSSSSSDPPCPLSLSQEQISAPDPGGRSETSSPDSTPELDRRSAGQGGLARSRSQPCVLNDKKIGMKRRRPADTHKQRPSLDLAKMTQNQNFQSLSCPGFTGDNCCQSGHTPPSFISPTHQSGILSSASIYVAEPQLSPKEDSSIIDDLDGDFPGDWTAGTTNGKDRELPWAGLYGLKRDVLGGELDIEQIERN from the exons catAAACCATCAGCCATGAGCCAGGGAACAGCTCTCTTCTCCTGTGGAATCATGG AGACGAGCCGTTGGTCGGACGTAGGCCGTGGCTGTGTGGTCCGCCCGCGGCCAGTTGGCACCAGCTTGGAGAGCCTGTGGGACGCGCTGCCCGGGGCGGGAGCAGCGGGCACCCTCAGCGGCCTGCTGCGGGACCTGAGCCTGAGCGAGACGCCCTCTGCAGGTGGTGCAGCACCACCCAGCAAACGGCAATGCCGCTCGCTCTCCTGCTCGGAAGAGCTGGCCGGCTGCCGATCTCCATGGCGACCACAGGGCTCGCGGGTGTGGACAACTGTGGAGAAGAGGCGGTGTCACAGTGGGGGCAGTGTGCAGCGTGGGGGAGCCTCCATCTTGTCAACATCTACCCTTGCACAGGGCAGTTTCTGCGGCATGCAGCGGAGCTCCAGCTTTAGCTTCCCCACCCGCGCTGACCTGATGGAGCTGCCAGCGTTTGCCCAGCACCAACCCTTCACCTCCTTCACTGCTGTGGTGTCCAGCTCGAGCTCCGACCCGCcctgccctctctccctctcacaggAACAGATCAGTGCCCCTGATCCTGGTGGACGGTCCGAGACCAGTTCCCCTGACTCCACTCCAGAGCTGGACCGCAGGTCGGCAGGGCAGGGAGGCCTGGCTCGCAGCCGCTCCCAACCCTGTGTCCTCAACGACAAGAAGATTGGCATGAAGCGCCGCAGGCCTGCTGACACCCACAAACAGAGGCCCTCTCTCGACCTGGCCAAGATGACCCAG AATCAAAATTTCCAGAGTCTCAGCTGCCCTGGTTTTACTGGTGACAACTGCTGCCAGTCAGGCCATACCCCGCCCTCTTTCATAAGCCCCACCCACCAGAGCGGGATCCTCTCTTCTGCAAGTATCTACGTGGCAGAGCCTCAGCTCAGCCCCAAAGAGGACTCTTCTATCATTGACGATTTGGATGGTGACTTTCCCGGAGACTGGACGGCAGGGACGACCAATGGGAAGGACCGGGAGCTTCCGTGGGCAGGACTGTACGGGTTGAAGAGGGATGTGCTTGGTGGGGAACTTGATATAGAGCAAATTGAGAGAAATTGA